The following are encoded together in the Ovis canadensis isolate MfBH-ARS-UI-01 breed Bighorn chromosome 2, ARS-UI_OviCan_v2, whole genome shotgun sequence genome:
- the IFI6 gene encoding interferon alpha-inducible protein 6: MRQKAVSLFLCYLLLYTCGCCGEEDGKRRSEENSDSSFWGMVTYMAVGGGLMAAALPVLGFASTGIAANSVASSLMSWSAVANGGGVPAGGLVATLQSLGASGGSALMAKIGAFLGYTVHKQVESRQRREEKEKE, encoded by the exons ATGCGGCAGAAGGCGGTATCGCTGTTCCTGTGCTACCTGCTACTCTACACCTGCGGCTGCTGCGGGGAGGAAG ACGGAAAAAGACGCTCAGAGGAAAACAGCGACTCGAGCTTCTGGGGCATGGTGACCTACATGGCCGTCGGAGGCG gacTCATGGCCGCGGCACTGCCCGTGCTGGGCTTCGCGAGCACTGGCATCGCCGCCAACTCGGTGGCCTCCTCACTGATGAGCTGGTCGGCCGTGGCGAACGGAGGCGGAGTGCCGGCCGGGGGGCTGGTGGCCACGCTGCAGAGCCTGG GCGCTAGCGGTGGCAGTGCCCTCATGGCCAAGATCGGGGCCTTTCTGGGCTATACTGTCCACAAGCAAGTCGAAAgcagacagagaagagaagagaaagaaaaagagtaa